A DNA window from Shewanella baltica contains the following coding sequences:
- the mutH gene encoding DNA mismatch repair endonuclease MutH → MNRIIPPENLPELLERAHMMAGVSLAQIAAQRGLSVPKDLKRDKGWVGQLIEMELGATAGSKPEQDFLHLGVELKTIPIDSQGRPLETTYVCVAPLSNIQGLTWQNSLVCHKLQRVLWVPVEGERHIPVGERRIGTPILWEPDPQELQLLQQDWEEIMELIALGKVEKLTARHGEVLQLRPKAANSKALTQSIAEDGSLKMTNPRGFYLKTSFTAMILNKVFG, encoded by the coding sequence ATGAATCGAATTATTCCCCCCGAAAATCTCCCTGAGCTACTCGAACGCGCCCATATGATGGCTGGCGTGAGTTTGGCGCAAATTGCCGCCCAAAGAGGCCTAAGTGTCCCCAAGGATCTTAAGCGTGATAAAGGCTGGGTCGGCCAATTAATCGAAATGGAACTGGGCGCGACGGCGGGGTCGAAACCCGAGCAAGATTTTCTGCACTTAGGTGTTGAGCTTAAAACTATCCCCATCGATTCACAGGGACGACCATTGGAGACCACTTATGTTTGCGTGGCGCCGCTGTCGAATATCCAAGGGTTAACCTGGCAAAATAGCTTAGTCTGCCATAAGTTACAGCGCGTCCTTTGGGTACCAGTAGAAGGTGAGCGGCATATTCCTGTGGGAGAGCGCCGTATTGGCACCCCGATATTGTGGGAGCCTGATCCACAGGAGTTGCAATTGCTGCAACAGGATTGGGAAGAGATCATGGAGCTTATCGCCCTCGGCAAAGTCGAAAAACTCACCGCACGCCACGGCGAAGTACTGCAATTACGTCCCAAAGCCGCCAACAGTAAAGCATTAACGCAAAGCATTGCCGAAGATGGCAGCCTCAAAATGACCAACCCTAGGGGCTTTTATTTAAAGACCAGTTTCACCGCCATGATACTTAATAAGGTTTTTGGTTAA